The stretch of DNA TTTTTCAGCTCTTTAAGGACCTCGAGCCCGTTGATGTCGGGAAGGGAGATATCGAGGAGGACCAGATCGTAATCACTCGCCTGGATCTTATTTATCAGCTCATACCCTCTCCCGGCTTCATCGACCTCTACCATGTCAAAGCCTTCCTGTATGATCTCCTTGAGACCTTTGAGCACGACCGGGTGGTCATCGGCAATGATAATGCGGTGCATTTATTATTCCTCTTTATGACCTTGCTCTGATATGCGCCGGCCCGCCTTTCCGGGTCTCCGTATAGAGCGGGACACTCAGGCTGATGGTTGTCCCTTTATCACGGACGCCTTTTATTGCAAGGACTCCCCTGATGGCATACGCCCGTTCGCGCATGCCTGTTATTCCGATAGACCGGGGATGTAATATCTCACTCTTTGCAATGCCTTTCCCGTCATCCCTTATCTCCATAACAAGCCTGTCTCTTTTTTTCCGCAGGAATACGGTGACATTTCGAGCGTCAGCGTGACGGACAACGTTGGTAACCCCCTCCTGAAAGATACGGAAAACCTCTGTGGCTATCTCCCTTCCCAGGATCATATCCTGCGGTTCCGGGATAAATGTGAAGGCGATGTCAGTATTTTTTTCAAAATCCTTTATCATGATCCTGATTGCCTCGTTGA from Syntrophorhabdaceae bacterium encodes:
- a CDS encoding response regulator transcription factor; this translates as MHRIIIADDHPVVLKGLKEIIQEGFDMVEVDEAGRGYELINKIQASDYDLVLLDISLPDINGLEVLKELK